DNA from Candidatus Methylomirabilota bacterium:
TGCCACCCGGCGTCCGGCCGCCCGGCGCCGGAGCGTGCGCCGCGCTGCCGGCAAGGCCAAGAAGCGGCGGCGCTGATGGGGAGCGTCCTCTACGAGCAGAAGGACCGGGTCGTCACCATCACCATCAACCGTCCGGAAGCCATGAATGCGATCGACCCCGAGACGCAGCAGGCGCTGGTCGAGGCCTGGATGCGGTTTCGTGACGACGACTCGGCCTGGGTCGCGATCCTGACCGGCGCCGGCGATCGGGCCTTCTCGGCCGGCGCCGACCTCAAGAAGATGATGCCCGCCGCCCTGTCGGGCGGGCGCGGCTACGACCCGGTGCACCACGGCAGCTACGGCCTGGGAGGCATCACCCGCGGGCTGGAGATCTTCAAGCCCATGATCGCCGCGATCAACGGCTTCTGTCTGGCCGGCGGCCTGGAGCAAGCGCTGGCCTGCGACATCCGCATCGCGGCCTCCCACGCGCGCTTCGGCCTCACCGAGGTCCGGTGGGCCATCATGCCCGGCGCCGGCGGGACCCAGCGGCTGCCACGAACGGTCGGACTCACCAGGGCCCTGCAGATGATCCTCACCGGCGAGCAGATCGACGCCGCCGAGGCCCTCCGCATCGGCCTCGTCAACAGCGTGGTGGCGCCGTCCGAGCTCATGCCCGCCGCGCACGCCGTGGCGGCGACGCTCTGCGAGCGGGGGCCGCTGGCGCTGCGCGCCGCCAAGGAGGCGGTGATCCGCGGCCTGTCGCTGCCGCTGCCAGACGGCCTCAGGCTGGAGGCGTTCCTGGCCGGCACGCTGCGCGGCACCGAGGACGCCGTCGAGGGGCCGCGGGCCTTCGCCGAGAAGCGCGTGCCTCAGTTCAAGGCGCGGTGAGCCGAACCGCGATGACCACCGCCGAGCTGGTCGGGCGCACCCGCGCCCGCCTGGAGCACCGGGCCCGCCGGACAGCGCCGCCCGGACGCCTGGTGCCGGCCGCAGTGCTGGTGCCGATCGTCGACCGCGGCGAGCCCTACCTGGTCTTCGCCAAGCGCACCGAGCGGGTGGGACACCACAAGGGACAGATCGCCTTCCCCGGCGGGATCGTCGACCCCGACGACGGCTCGTTCCTCGCGGCCGCCCTGCGGGAGTGCGAGGAGGAGATCGGGTTGCCGCGGCACGCGGTCGAGGCCCTGGGCGTGCTCGACGACATCGAGACGGTGGCCACCCAGTTCGTCGTCACGCCCTTCGTCGGGCTCGTCCGGGAGAGCGTCGCCTGGCGGCCGGATGGTGAGGAGATCGAGAGGGTCATCGAGGTGCCCTGGTCGGCGCTGCGGGATCCGAGGCGCTTCCGGGTGGAGCACTGGGAGCGGGACGGGGTCCGCCGCCCCGTGTACTTCTACGAGTGGGACGGCGAGACGATCTGGGGGGCGACCGCGCGCATCGTCAAGCACTACCTCGATCTCGTCCAGGAGCCGTGACCGGCGCCTCCGGGCCGACGACACCGGTCGGCCTCTGCGCGCGATGCCAGCACGCTCGGCCGGCGACCTCGCGACGCGGCTCGACGTTCTGGCGGTGCGCCCTCAGCGCTCACGACCCGCGCTTTCCGAAATACCCGCGCCTGCCGGTGCTGGCGTGCGCGGGGTACGTCGCCGGCGGTGACCAGCCCTCCACCGCCGGCGACTCGTGCTCCGAGCGCTCCGGTTAGGAGCGGTCAGGCGCGCGCTTGTGGAAGTGCCCGCGGCCCTCCCCGAGCTTGGCGAACGCTTCCCGCTGTTCCGGGGTGAGCACCGGGGTGATCGCCTGGAGCATCTTCACGCGCTGCTCCACCCCAGCCGCGGCCAGCTGCTGCACCTCGGCCTGCTTGGCGTCGATGCTGGCCTGGTCGGCTTCGATCAGAACGAGGCGGCGGAGCTCGGTCTGGGCTGCCCGCATCTGCTGCCAGTGCTGCTTGCGGGCCTCGGCGTTACGCGTGCGGATCTCGCGGATTGCCTGGACCTGCTGATCGGTGAGCCCCAGCCGCTGCTGGAGCCGCTCCTCCCAGGCGTGATGTCGAGCGTGCGCCCGCTTGGGCTCCTGCGCGAAGGCGGCCGTCGATACCGCGAGGGCGCTGAGGGTCAGCAGCGCGGCGGCCCGGAACAATACGGTGGTTCTCATCCGAAGGGACACCTCCATCGAAGATTCGATACTCGGCAGGTAAGACGGACGGCTGACGTCCGCCGTTTACGCGGTGGTTCGAGCGCGACCTGTCAAGGCCACCACAGATAGAGGAAGCGCGGCCCGGGTGCGGCCAGGGCGGCGAGGCCGGACACGCTCGCCTCGAGCCCCCCACTGGCGCCCTCGGCCCGTGCGTAGTACGTCGCGCGGTACTGCCGCGGCCTCCGGTAGACCACAACGCGCGCTTCGCTCACGCCGGCCGCTTGCCGGGCCAGGGCCAGCGCGTCCGGCATGTAGCCGAGACGGTCGACGAGGCCGTGGGTCAGGGCCTGCTGGGCCGTGAACACGCGGCCGTCGGCCAGCCGGCCCGCGGCGTCGGCAGACAGCCGCCGGCGCTCGGCCACCTTGGCCACGAACTGGCGGTGCAGATCGTCGATCACCGACTGCAAGATCGTCCGTTCCTCGCCGGTGAGGGGACGGAAAGGGCTGCCCATGTCCTTGTGCTCGCCGGACTTGATCGTGGTGGCCGCCACGCCGATCTTCTGCATGAGCCCTTCGGCGTTGACGTTCACCATGATCGTCCCGATGGAGCCGGTCACAGTCGTCGGGTGCGCGATGATCGTGTCGGCGGCCAGGGCGACGTAGTAGCCGCCGGACGCGGCCACGTCCATGAGGGCCGCCACCATCGGGATCTTGGCCCGCTCCCGGAAGAGCTGCAGCTCCCGGTACACGATGTCGGAGGCGGTCACCGTGCCGCCCGGGCTGTTGATCCGCACGACCAGCGCCCGCACCTTCGGATCCTCCTGGGCCTTCTTGAGCTCTTCACGGATGCGGACGAGCAGGGGAACGCGCGCGGGGGGCGAGCCGAGCGTGAGCACCGGCGTCACCGCCTCGTCGCTGAGGATGCCCGAGATGTCGAGGAGCAGGACCTTGGCGTCGCCCCGGCCCTCGACCGTCGTCTCTTCCAGCGGGCGGATGGGCGGCGTGAGGTCGAGCGAGACGACCGAGCAGCCGGCCAGCAAGAGGAAGATCGCGCAGACGGCCCACCGGACAGGCACGGGTCGAGTATACCGAAGCCTCGGCCTTGCCGGCTCGTGGTCCCGAGCGGATAATCGCGCTCCGTGGGCGGGCTCACCATCGACGACGTGCGGGCGGCCGCCCGCCGGCTGGCCGGACGGATCACGCGCACGCCGGTGCTCACCGCCGAGTCCCTGGATCACCGCAGCACCCTCCGGCTCTTCTTCAAGTGCGAGAACCTCCAGCGCGCCGGCGCCTTCAAGATCCGCGGGGCCCTGAACCGGCTGCTCATGCTCACGCCCTCGGAGCGCGAGCGCGG
Protein-coding regions in this window:
- the sppA gene encoding signal peptide peptidase SppA; translation: MPVRWAVCAIFLLLAGCSVVSLDLTPPIRPLEETTVEGRGDAKVLLLDISGILSDEAVTPVLTLGSPPARVPLLVRIREELKKAQEDPKVRALVVRINSPGGTVTASDIVYRELQLFRERAKIPMVAALMDVAASGGYYVALAADTIIAHPTTVTGSIGTIMVNVNAEGLMQKIGVAATTIKSGEHKDMGSPFRPLTGEERTILQSVIDDLHRQFVAKVAERRRLSADAAGRLADGRVFTAQQALTHGLVDRLGYMPDALALARQAAGVSEARVVVYRRPRQYRATYYARAEGASGGLEASVSGLAALAAPGPRFLYLWWP
- a CDS encoding CoA pyrophosphatase yields the protein MTTAELVGRTRARLEHRARRTAPPGRLVPAAVLVPIVDRGEPYLVFAKRTERVGHHKGQIAFPGGIVDPDDGSFLAAALRECEEEIGLPRHAVEALGVLDDIETVATQFVVTPFVGLVRESVAWRPDGEEIERVIEVPWSALRDPRRFRVEHWERDGVRRPVYFYEWDGETIWGATARIVKHYLDLVQEP
- a CDS encoding Spy/CpxP family protein refolding chaperone — its product is MRTTVLFRAAALLTLSALAVSTAAFAQEPKRAHARHHAWEERLQQRLGLTDQQVQAIREIRTRNAEARKQHWQQMRAAQTELRRLVLIEADQASIDAKQAEVQQLAAAGVEQRVKMLQAITPVLTPEQREAFAKLGEGRGHFHKRAPDRS
- a CDS encoding enoyl-CoA hydratase-related protein — encoded protein: MGSVLYEQKDRVVTITINRPEAMNAIDPETQQALVEAWMRFRDDDSAWVAILTGAGDRAFSAGADLKKMMPAALSGGRGYDPVHHGSYGLGGITRGLEIFKPMIAAINGFCLAGGLEQALACDIRIAASHARFGLTEVRWAIMPGAGGTQRLPRTVGLTRALQMILTGEQIDAAEALRIGLVNSVVAPSELMPAAHAVAATLCERGPLALRAAKEAVIRGLSLPLPDGLRLEAFLAGTLRGTEDAVEGPRAFAEKRVPQFKAR